The Georgenia sp. TF02-10 genome window below encodes:
- a CDS encoding thioredoxin domain-containing protein has protein sequence MPNPHPTKADRRDAARERARELREAQARREKRNRLLIVVGLIVLIVLVAVAVWAIVGQGNRSAIEQVENVPANTSVEDGGVSFGSDLAAGSTNEGAPVLDVYLDYTCPHCADFEEINSADLRDVAGSGDATVVFHPVAILDNTGDYSGFSGRAVQASAVVADQAPEAYLDFQQAMFALVADATTEPTEEQIVTAAVEAGVPQDVADQIPAGTFDEWVEATTTQFGRDGYTGTPTVLIDGEAFDGWTEPGALAEALREK, from the coding sequence ATGCCCAACCCCCACCCCACCAAGGCCGACCGCCGCGACGCCGCCCGGGAGCGTGCGCGCGAGCTGCGCGAGGCCCAGGCCCGCCGCGAGAAGCGCAACCGCCTCCTCATCGTCGTCGGCCTCATCGTCCTGATCGTCCTCGTCGCCGTGGCCGTCTGGGCCATCGTCGGCCAGGGCAACAGGTCGGCGATCGAGCAGGTCGAGAACGTCCCGGCGAACACCTCCGTCGAGGACGGCGGCGTCTCCTTCGGCTCCGACCTCGCCGCCGGCTCCACCAACGAGGGCGCCCCGGTGCTCGACGTCTACCTCGATTACACCTGCCCGCACTGCGCCGACTTCGAGGAGATCAACAGCGCCGACCTGCGCGACGTCGCCGGCTCCGGCGACGCCACCGTCGTGTTCCACCCGGTCGCGATCCTGGACAACACCGGGGACTACTCCGGGTTCTCCGGCCGCGCCGTCCAGGCCTCCGCCGTCGTCGCGGACCAGGCACCCGAGGCCTACCTCGACTTCCAGCAGGCGATGTTCGCCCTGGTCGCCGACGCCACGACCGAGCCGACCGAGGAGCAGATCGTCACGGCCGCCGTCGAGGCCGGCGTCCCGCAGGACGTCGCGGACCAGATCCCGGCGGGGACGTTCGACGAGTGGGTGGAGGCCACCACCACCCAGTTCGGCCGGGACGGCTACACCGGCACGCCCACGGTCCTGATCGACGGCGAGGCGTTCGACGGGTGGACCGAGCCGGGCGCGCTGGCCGAGGCGCTGCGGGAGAAGTGA
- a CDS encoding uracil-DNA glycosylase has translation MTPAPLADLLDPGWARALAPVEPRIHALGDFLREEVAAGHGYLPAGSDVLRAFCYPLEDVRVLIVGQDPYPTPGHPMGLSFSVQPGVRPLPRSLQNIYRELRDDVGVAVPDSGDLTPWCRQGVMLLNRVLTVRPGQPASHRDKGWEVVTEHAIRALVARDAPLVAILWGAQAATLRPLLGATPVIMSAHPSPLSASRGFFGSRPFSRANALLVEQGAAPVDWALM, from the coding sequence GTGACCCCCGCACCGCTGGCCGACCTGCTCGACCCGGGCTGGGCGCGGGCGCTGGCCCCGGTCGAGCCACGGATCCATGCCCTGGGCGACTTCCTGCGGGAGGAGGTGGCGGCCGGGCACGGCTACCTGCCCGCCGGCAGCGACGTCCTGCGGGCCTTCTGCTACCCGCTGGAGGACGTCCGGGTGCTGATCGTCGGCCAGGACCCGTACCCGACGCCCGGCCACCCGATGGGGCTGTCGTTCTCCGTCCAGCCCGGCGTGCGGCCGCTGCCGCGCTCGCTGCAGAACATCTACCGCGAGCTGCGCGACGACGTCGGCGTGGCGGTCCCGGACAGCGGTGACCTGACGCCGTGGTGCCGGCAGGGCGTCATGCTGCTCAACCGGGTCCTCACGGTGCGGCCGGGGCAGCCCGCCTCGCACCGCGACAAGGGTTGGGAGGTCGTTACCGAGCACGCGATCCGGGCACTGGTGGCCCGGGACGCGCCCCTCGTGGCGATCCTGTGGGGTGCGCAGGCGGCCACGCTGCGCCCCCTGCTCGGCGCGACGCCGGTGATCATGTCGGCGCACCCGAGCCCGCTGTCGGCCAGCCGAGGGTTCTTCGGGTCCCGGCCCTTCTCGCGCGCCAACGCCCTGCTCGTCGAGCAGGGGGCGGCGCCGGTGGACTGGGCGTTGATGTGA
- a CDS encoding DUF3263 domain-containing protein, with the protein MAAAHAEAAASGPHALTDTEREILAFERQWWKYAGAKETAIRELFDMSATRYYQVLNQLLDSEAALAADPMLVKRLRRMRSARQRERSSRRLSGDR; encoded by the coding sequence ATGGCAGCAGCGCACGCCGAGGCCGCGGCCTCCGGCCCGCACGCCCTGACCGACACCGAGCGGGAGATCCTCGCCTTCGAGCGGCAGTGGTGGAAGTACGCGGGGGCCAAGGAGACCGCGATCCGCGAGCTGTTCGACATGAGTGCCACCCGCTACTACCAGGTGCTCAACCAGCTGCTCGACTCCGAGGCCGCGCTCGCCGCCGACCCCATGCTCGTCAAGCGCCTGCGCCGGATGCGCTCGGCCCGCCAGCGTGAGCGCTCCAGCCGCCGGCTGAGCGGCGACCGGTAG
- a CDS encoding LytR C-terminal domain-containing protein gives MTTQPPQDYPEDEFDVAGRDRVPQGVHRAPRPLRRTLLPVLAVVVLAPLLAWGAVSLLGGGGSPGTSASPTAQATDDAATEVPTEEPPAGEETPEPGESPTGEETTPAEETPSDVAYDTAIAVLNGSGVTGLAGDAVGQLAAAGFTGGIADDYAGGAPTTTTLYYNNADLAPTAQEVASVLGIDTVVESADATSAIAIVLRADYAG, from the coding sequence GTGACCACCCAGCCGCCCCAGGACTACCCCGAGGACGAGTTCGACGTCGCCGGCCGGGACCGGGTGCCGCAAGGTGTGCACCGGGCGCCACGGCCGCTGCGGCGGACGCTGCTGCCGGTCCTCGCCGTCGTCGTGCTCGCCCCGCTGCTGGCCTGGGGTGCGGTCTCGCTGCTGGGCGGTGGCGGCAGTCCCGGGACCAGCGCATCACCGACCGCCCAGGCCACCGACGACGCAGCGACCGAGGTCCCAACCGAGGAGCCGCCGGCGGGGGAGGAGACCCCGGAGCCCGGGGAGTCCCCAACAGGCGAGGAGACCACGCCCGCCGAGGAGACGCCGTCGGACGTGGCCTACGACACCGCGATCGCGGTGCTCAACGGCTCCGGCGTCACCGGCCTGGCCGGCGACGCGGTCGGCCAGCTCGCCGCGGCCGGCTTCACCGGCGGCATCGCCGACGACTACGCCGGCGGCGCCCCCACCACGACCACCCTCTACTACAACAACGCCGACCTGGCCCCAACCGCGCAGGAGGTGGCCAGCGTGCTCGGCATCGACACGGTGGTCGAGAGCGCCGACGCCACCAGCGCCATCGCCATCGTGCTGCGCGCGGACTACGCGGGCTGA
- a CDS encoding NAD(P)/FAD-dependent oxidoreductase: MPREVRDAVVVGAGPNGLAAAVTLARAGLDVLLLEAQPTPGGGSRTVDLGLADGVRHDLCSAVHPLALASPFFAAFDLAARGVRLVVPEVSYVQPLAGRPAAVALRGLDATAERLGPDGRAFRALLGPLVAAPAATVALGLGDHRSVPAEVLSAAGLRAALTFGAGLLEQGTRAGYARFVDDAAPALLTGVAAHTIAPLPSLAAAGTALLLGALAHAPGWPVPVGGSQAISDALLADLRAHGGELRLGQEVTTWRQLPRARAYLFDTTPGALARIWGERMRPAVRRAFTRFRHGNAAAKVDYVLSGPVPWADPAVGAAGTVHVGGTRAEMTAAEQVVGRGQHAERPVVLLSDPAVTVPSREVAGRRPLWTYAHVPAGSPRDVTETVTAQIERFAPGFRDVVVASRCVPAARMAEHNPSYVGGDIAGGAVTFPRLVLGPRAADPYDGGVPGVYLCSQSTVPGPGVHGMGGWHAARRALRHRFGVAAAPDLSPGA; the protein is encoded by the coding sequence GTGCCCCGCGAGGTGCGCGACGCCGTCGTCGTCGGGGCCGGCCCGAACGGCCTGGCCGCCGCGGTCACCCTCGCCCGCGCCGGGCTGGACGTCCTCCTCCTGGAGGCCCAGCCCACCCCCGGCGGCGGGTCCCGCACCGTGGACCTCGGCCTGGCCGACGGCGTCCGGCACGACCTCTGCTCGGCGGTCCACCCCCTCGCCCTCGCCAGCCCCTTCTTCGCCGCCTTCGACCTGGCCGCCCGGGGCGTCCGGCTGGTGGTGCCCGAGGTGTCCTACGTCCAGCCGCTGGCCGGCCGGCCGGCCGCGGTGGCGCTGCGCGGCCTGGACGCAACGGCCGAGCGGCTGGGCCCGGACGGGCGCGCCTTTCGGGCGCTGCTCGGGCCGCTCGTCGCCGCCCCGGCGGCCACCGTCGCGCTCGGGCTGGGCGACCACCGCTCCGTCCCCGCCGAGGTGCTGAGCGCGGCGGGGCTGCGCGCCGCGCTGACCTTCGGCGCCGGGCTGCTGGAGCAGGGCACCCGCGCCGGGTACGCCCGCTTCGTCGACGACGCCGCGCCCGCCCTGCTCACCGGCGTCGCCGCGCACACCATCGCCCCGCTGCCCTCGCTCGCGGCCGCCGGCACCGCCCTGCTGCTCGGGGCCCTCGCGCACGCCCCGGGCTGGCCCGTCCCGGTGGGCGGGAGCCAGGCCATCAGCGACGCCCTGCTCGCGGACCTGCGCGCGCACGGCGGGGAGCTGCGGCTGGGGCAGGAGGTGACCACCTGGCGCCAGCTGCCGCGGGCCCGCGCCTACCTCTTCGACACCACCCCCGGGGCGCTCGCCCGGATCTGGGGGGAGCGGATGCGGCCGGCCGTGCGGCGGGCCTTCACCAGGTTCCGCCACGGCAACGCGGCCGCCAAGGTCGACTACGTCCTGTCCGGCCCCGTGCCGTGGGCCGACCCCGCCGTCGGGGCCGCCGGCACGGTGCACGTCGGCGGGACCCGCGCCGAGATGACGGCCGCCGAGCAGGTGGTGGGCCGCGGCCAGCACGCCGAGCGGCCGGTGGTGCTGCTCTCCGACCCGGCCGTGACCGTCCCCTCCCGGGAGGTCGCCGGGCGGCGGCCGCTGTGGACCTACGCGCACGTGCCCGCCGGGTCCCCGCGCGACGTGACCGAGACGGTGACCGCGCAGATCGAGCGGTTCGCGCCGGGCTTCCGCGACGTCGTCGTGGCGTCCCGCTGCGTGCCCGCCGCGCGGATGGCCGAGCACAACCCCAGCTACGTGGGCGGGGACATCGCCGGCGGTGCCGTCACCTTCCCCCGGCTCGTGCTGGGCCCGCGGGCGGCGGACCCCTACGACGGCGGGGTGCCCGGCGTGTACCTGTGCTCGCAGTCCACGGTGCCCGGGCCCGGCGTGCACGGCATGGGCGGGTGGCACGCGGCGCGCCGGGCGCTGCGCCACCGGTTCGGGGTGGCCGCCGCGCCCGACCTGTCGCCGGGGGCGTGA
- a CDS encoding transcriptional regulator, whose amino-acid sequence MSESSLSRQLKTFVDAKYVVLTKERGVPRPKTWVALTDLGRSAVRGHLQALRDLADSAIAG is encoded by the coding sequence ATGAGCGAGTCGTCGTTGAGCCGACAGCTCAAGACGTTCGTCGATGCGAAGTACGTCGTGCTGACCAAGGAGCGCGGTGTGCCACGGCCCAAGACGTGGGTCGCGCTCACAGACCTCGGCCGTAGCGCGGTCCGCGGCCACCTGCAGGCGCTGCGCGACCTCGCCGACAGCGCGATCGCCGGCTGA
- a CDS encoding LPXTG cell wall anchor domain-containing protein: MHTHIRRALRTALVTGGLMVAGAAAAQAAEDPAVAGPDDVVESVQGLVGDVVSGVTAVAPVTAPVTVEGVAVSVLGDATTDPAPEPAPAPAPAPAPEPATVEVTEATAEPDQGGTVGDVASDVTAVAPVTAPVTVEGVAVSVLGDATTGTAPEPAPAPAPAPASEPATVEVTEATAEPDQGGTVGDVASDITAVAPVTAPVTVEGVAVSVLGDATTAPAPAPAPEPAAVEVTETPAAPDQGGTVGDVASDITAVAPVTAPVSVGCASVAVLGDANAECASAPAPAPDVTLTETSSEEPSGSSLVGDVLTDITAVTPVTAPVNVEGVAVSVLGDATTDTAPAPAAEPAEAEANDTTGTNQGGTTGDVASDITAVAPVTAPVNVGCASVAVLGDANAECASAPAPAPAPDVTHNETSSEEPSGSSLVGDVLTDITAVVPVTAPVTVEGVAVSVLGDATTTTTAPGTEPATVEVNQDGRPDSSGGLVGDILTDLTVVAPITAPVRVGCIPVAVLGSADATCAGGSVPGPDVRTPGTGSGDDGQGGGLIGDVLTDVDLRLPVTVPVSVGCLPVAVLGDAVARCGADVPGNPTDPTDPTDPTDPTEPTDPTDPTEPTDPTDPTEPTDPTNPTDPTDPTEPTDPTNPTEPTGPTGPTGPTGPSDPTNPAGPVHPGSSSFPGAVVEPTSLVGSAAPSATGSRAVVVPAHQVVRIAAGGAALGAAETSAAAIGRLPQTGAETGSLAALAAGLTLAGLLLRRRRTA; this comes from the coding sequence ATGCACACCCATATCCGGCGTGCGCTGAGAACAGCGCTCGTCACCGGCGGCCTGATGGTCGCTGGAGCTGCAGCAGCTCAGGCTGCCGAAGACCCCGCCGTCGCCGGTCCCGACGACGTCGTGGAGTCCGTCCAGGGGCTGGTCGGGGACGTCGTCTCTGGCGTCACCGCTGTCGCCCCGGTCACCGCACCGGTGACCGTCGAGGGCGTGGCCGTCAGCGTCCTCGGCGACGCCACAACTGACCCTGCCCCTGAGCCGGCCCCCGCGCCGGCCCCCGCTCCGGCCCCTGAGCCGGCCACGGTGGAGGTCACGGAGGCGACCGCCGAGCCCGACCAGGGCGGCACCGTCGGAGACGTCGCATCCGACGTCACCGCCGTCGCCCCAGTCACCGCACCCGTGACGGTCGAAGGCGTGGCCGTCAGCGTCCTCGGCGACGCCACCACCGGAACCGCCCCGGAGCCGGCTCCTGCGCCGGCCCCCGCTCCGGCCTCCGAGCCGGCCACGGTCGAGGTCACGGAGGCGACCGCCGAGCCCGACCAGGGCGGCACCGTCGGAGACGTCGCATCCGACATCACCGCCGTCGCCCCAGTCACCGCACCCGTGACGGTCGAAGGCGTGGCTGTCAGCGTCCTCGGTGACGCCACCACGGCCCCTGCGCCCGCTCCGGCTCCTGAGCCGGCGGCGGTCGAGGTCACCGAGACCCCGGCCGCGCCCGACCAAGGCGGCACCGTCGGAGACGTCGCCTCCGACATCACCGCCGTCGCCCCGGTCACCGCACCGGTGAGCGTCGGTTGCGCGTCCGTCGCCGTGCTCGGTGACGCCAACGCCGAGTGCGCCTCGGCTCCGGCACCGGCACCAGACGTCACCCTCACCGAGACCAGCAGCGAGGAGCCCAGCGGTTCCTCGCTCGTGGGTGATGTACTCACGGACATCACCGCTGTCACCCCAGTCACCGCACCGGTGAACGTCGAAGGCGTGGCCGTCAGCGTCCTCGGCGACGCCACCACCGACACCGCACCCGCGCCAGCCGCTGAGCCGGCCGAGGCGGAGGCCAACGACACCACCGGAACCAACCAGGGCGGCACCACCGGGGACGTCGCCTCCGACATCACCGCCGTCGCCCCGGTCACCGCACCGGTGAACGTCGGTTGCGCGTCCGTCGCCGTGCTCGGTGACGCCAACGCCGAGTGCGCCTCGGCTCCGGCACCGGCACCGGCACCGGACGTCACCCACAACGAGACCAGCAGCGAGGAGCCCAGCGGTTCCTCGCTCGTGGGTGATGTACTCACGGACATCACCGCCGTCGTCCCGGTCACCGCACCGGTCACGGTCGAGGGCGTGGCCGTCAGCGTCCTCGGAGACGCCACCACCACGACCACGGCGCCCGGAACCGAGCCGGCCACCGTCGAGGTCAACCAGGACGGCCGCCCGGACAGCAGTGGCGGACTGGTTGGTGACATCCTGACCGACCTCACGGTCGTCGCCCCCATCACGGCACCCGTTCGGGTGGGTTGCATTCCGGTGGCCGTGCTCGGGTCCGCGGATGCGACCTGCGCCGGTGGGTCCGTGCCGGGACCGGACGTGCGGACGCCGGGTACCGGGTCCGGCGACGACGGTCAGGGGGGCGGGCTGATCGGCGACGTCCTCACTGACGTCGACTTGCGCCTGCCGGTGACAGTCCCTGTGTCGGTCGGCTGCCTGCCGGTTGCAGTTCTCGGCGACGCCGTCGCCAGGTGTGGGGCCGACGTTCCCGGGAACCCGACGGACCCGACCGACCCGACGGATCCCACGGACCCGACCGAGCCGACGGATCCCACGGACCCGACCGAGCCGACGGATCCCACGGACCCGACCGAGCCGACGGATCCCACGAACCCGACGGACCCGACCGACCCGACCGAGCCGACGGATCCCACGAACCCGACCGAGCCGACTGGGCCCACCGGGCCGACCGGGCCCACCGGGCCGAGCGACCCGACGAACCCCGCCGGGCCGGTTCACCCAGGCTCGTCCAGCTTCCCCGGCGCGGTCGTTGAGCCAACCTCGTTGGTCGGTTCGGCGGCGCCGTCGGCAACTGGTTCGCGGGCGGTCGTGGTGCCCGCCCACCAGGTCGTCCGGATCGCGGCGGGAGGCGCTGCTCTCGGCGCAGCCGAGACGAGTGCCGCAGCCATCGGCCGGCTGCCCCAGACGGGGGCGGAGACCGGTTCGCTGGCCGCACTTGCCGCGGGGCTGACCCTCGCGGGCCTGCTTCTCCGGCGTCGCCGGACCGCCTGA
- a CDS encoding SGNH/GDSL hydrolase family protein, translated as MTAEPVPAFGRYVALGDSMTEGLWDVPDPAEPERVRGWADVLAQRLAERRAAGGAGPVEYANLAVRGRLLAEIIRDQVPRAVAARPDLVSLVGGGNDLLRPGADPDALAGLLERAVVRLRAAGADVLLATGMDTRSSPVLAAMRPKVAVYNAHIWSIARRHGARVLDVWGMRSLRDWRMWAEDRIHLSTAGHERVAQGALVALGLGPDDPAWDDPLTPLPPVARARRLRQDLTWARQYAYPWVGRRLRRRSSGDARVPKRPEPTVLRVHDGAR; from the coding sequence GTGACCGCCGAGCCCGTGCCCGCCTTCGGCCGCTACGTCGCCCTCGGCGACTCGATGACCGAGGGCCTGTGGGACGTGCCCGACCCGGCCGAGCCCGAGCGGGTCCGGGGGTGGGCCGACGTGCTCGCCCAGCGCCTCGCCGAGCGGCGCGCCGCGGGCGGGGCCGGCCCGGTGGAGTACGCGAACCTGGCCGTCCGCGGCCGCCTGCTCGCGGAGATCATCCGGGACCAGGTGCCCCGGGCGGTGGCCGCCCGACCGGACCTGGTCAGCCTGGTCGGCGGCGGCAACGACCTGCTGCGCCCGGGCGCCGACCCCGACGCCCTCGCCGGGCTGCTCGAGCGCGCAGTCGTCCGGCTCCGCGCGGCGGGCGCGGACGTCCTGCTCGCCACCGGCATGGACACCCGGAGCTCCCCGGTCCTCGCCGCCATGCGCCCGAAGGTGGCGGTGTACAACGCCCACATCTGGTCCATCGCCCGCCGGCACGGCGCCCGCGTCCTGGACGTGTGGGGGATGCGCTCGCTGCGGGACTGGCGGATGTGGGCCGAGGACCGCATCCACCTGAGCACCGCGGGCCACGAGCGGGTGGCCCAGGGCGCGCTCGTCGCGCTCGGGCTCGGTCCCGACGACCCCGCCTGGGACGACCCGCTCACGCCCCTGCCGCCGGTGGCCCGGGCGCGGCGGCTGCGGCAGGACCTCACCTGGGCGCGCCAGTACGCCTACCCGTGGGTCGGGCGGCGGCTGCGCCGGCGCTCCTCGGGGGACGCCCGGGTGCCGAAGCGGCCGGAGCCGACGGTGCTGAGGGTCCACGACGGCGCCCGGTAG
- a CDS encoding glycoside hydrolase family 15 protein translates to MTTDAPPRPPGPARAQASSAGPGTGRRARRRSRRWLAVGLAVVLYLATAAWSVYLKATESTTEFIDLYLDGVHLQADGTVADVPARQPVEYLPGSRVLAADGDDPAAVARAEEQRDWLAAGTVPGAGGPYEDLVTGALLDIRTLTGATFDDGGTAQRAAPGAVVAGWTDRWRYVWPRDASFVAAALARTGHAADAVDVLAFVGRAQSEAGGFQARYLPDASGVPDGRGVQLDGTGWVLWSAGTVLAEVPADQRPAVLAELRPLVDRATDQVLALTADAPHLPPPSADYWEVREDELTLGTVAPMLAGLEHAARIYDDAGLPDRARDAAARAEQVRAAVVETFGADGYTRYAGDGGPMTALLGADGRDAATAMLLPPFTDGLPGAEEAWLASAAEMARPAGGLAPGAGWKRDGVSWTPETTLYALTAASTGHHDQARAWLDWVAAHRTASGAIPEKVLAGGAPAAVAPLTWSSANVVLAVAALEDAGAPGNAGGR, encoded by the coding sequence ATGACCACGGACGCTCCCCCGCGCCCGCCGGGGCCGGCACGCGCGCAGGCGTCGTCGGCCGGTCCCGGGACCGGTCGGCGCGCCCGCCGGCGGTCCCGGCGGTGGCTCGCCGTCGGGCTCGCCGTCGTCCTGTACCTGGCGACGGCGGCCTGGTCCGTCTACCTCAAGGCCACCGAGTCCACCACCGAGTTCATCGACCTCTACCTCGACGGCGTGCACCTGCAGGCCGACGGCACGGTCGCCGACGTGCCGGCCCGGCAGCCGGTCGAGTACCTGCCCGGCTCCCGGGTGCTGGCCGCCGACGGCGACGACCCGGCCGCCGTCGCCCGCGCCGAGGAGCAGCGGGACTGGCTGGCCGCGGGCACCGTCCCCGGCGCCGGCGGGCCCTACGAGGACCTCGTCACCGGGGCCCTGCTCGACATCCGCACCCTGACCGGGGCCACCTTCGACGACGGCGGGACGGCGCAGCGGGCCGCCCCCGGCGCCGTGGTGGCCGGCTGGACCGACCGGTGGCGCTACGTGTGGCCGCGGGACGCCTCCTTCGTCGCCGCGGCCCTGGCCCGGACCGGCCACGCGGCCGACGCGGTGGACGTGCTCGCCTTCGTCGGCCGGGCGCAGAGCGAGGCGGGCGGCTTCCAGGCGCGCTACCTGCCCGACGCCTCCGGCGTCCCGGACGGGCGCGGCGTCCAGCTCGACGGCACCGGGTGGGTGCTGTGGTCGGCCGGCACGGTGCTGGCCGAGGTGCCGGCGGACCAGCGCCCGGCGGTGCTCGCCGAGCTCCGCCCGCTGGTGGACCGCGCCACCGACCAGGTCCTCGCCCTCACCGCCGACGCGCCGCACCTGCCGCCGCCGTCGGCGGACTACTGGGAGGTCCGCGAGGACGAGCTCACCCTGGGCACCGTCGCCCCGATGCTCGCCGGGCTGGAGCACGCCGCCCGGATCTACGACGACGCCGGGCTGCCCGACCGGGCCCGCGACGCCGCCGCCCGGGCCGAGCAGGTCCGGGCCGCCGTCGTGGAGACCTTCGGGGCCGACGGGTACACCCGCTACGCCGGCGACGGCGGGCCGATGACGGCGCTGCTCGGCGCGGACGGCCGGGACGCGGCCACCGCCATGCTGCTGCCGCCGTTCACTGATGGCCTGCCCGGGGCGGAGGAGGCGTGGCTGGCGTCGGCGGCGGAGATGGCCCGGCCGGCGGGCGGGCTCGCGCCGGGTGCGGGCTGGAAGCGGGACGGGGTCTCCTGGACGCCGGAGACGACCCTGTACGCCCTCACCGCCGCGTCGACCGGCCACCACGACCAGGCCCGCGCCTGGCTGGACTGGGTGGCTGCGCACCGCACGGCCTCCGGCGCGATCCCGGAGAAGGTGCTCGCCGGCGGCGCCCCGGCCGCCGTCGCCCCGCTGACCTGGTCCAGCGCGAACGTGGTCCTCGCCGTCGCCGCGCTGGAGGACGCCGGCGCCCCGGGGAACGCCGGCGGGCGGTGA
- the groL gene encoding chaperonin GroEL (60 kDa chaperone family; promotes refolding of misfolded polypeptides especially under stressful conditions; forms two stacked rings of heptamers to form a barrel-shaped 14mer; ends can be capped by GroES; misfolded proteins enter the barrel where they are refolded when GroES binds): MAKTIAFDEEARRGMERGLNSLADTVKVTLGPKGRNVVLEKKWGAPTITNDGVSIAKEIELDDPYEKIGAELVKEVAKKTDDVAGDGTTTATVLAQALVREGLRNVAAGANPIALKRGIEKAVEAVTEKLFAQAVEIETKDQIAATAAISAADPAIGELIAEALDKVGKEGVVTVEESNTFGLELELTEGMRFDKGYLSPYFVTDAERQEAVLEDAYVLLVESKISNVKDLLPLLEKVIQSGKPLAIVAEDVEGEALATLVVNKIRGTFKSAAVKAPGFGDRRKAMLQDMAILTGGQVISETVGLKLENADLDLLGRARKIVMTKDETTIVEGAGDAEQIEGRVAQIRAEIENSDSDYDREKLQERLAKLAGGVAVIKAGAATEVELKERKHRIEDAVRNAKAAVEEGIVAGGGVALIQAAKDAFAGLSLDGDEATGAGIVRVAVEAPLKQIAVNAGLEGGVVVEKVRNLPLNNGLNAATGEYEDLLAAGVNDPVKVTRSALQNAASIAGLFLTTEAVVADKPEKAPAAAPAGGGDDMGGMGF, translated from the coding sequence ATGGCCAAGACCATCGCCTTCGACGAGGAGGCCCGTCGCGGCATGGAGCGGGGCCTGAACAGCCTCGCCGACACCGTGAAGGTCACCCTCGGCCCCAAGGGCCGCAACGTCGTGCTGGAGAAGAAGTGGGGCGCCCCCACGATCACCAACGACGGCGTGTCCATCGCCAAGGAGATCGAGCTCGACGACCCGTACGAGAAGATCGGCGCCGAGCTGGTCAAGGAGGTCGCCAAGAAGACCGACGACGTCGCCGGTGACGGCACCACCACCGCCACCGTGCTCGCCCAGGCCCTCGTCCGCGAGGGGCTGCGCAACGTCGCCGCCGGCGCCAACCCGATCGCCCTGAAGCGGGGCATCGAGAAGGCCGTCGAGGCGGTCACCGAGAAGCTCTTCGCCCAGGCGGTGGAGATCGAGACCAAGGACCAGATCGCCGCCACCGCAGCGATCTCCGCGGCCGACCCGGCCATCGGCGAGCTCATCGCCGAGGCCCTGGACAAGGTCGGCAAGGAGGGCGTCGTCACGGTCGAGGAGTCCAACACCTTCGGGCTCGAGCTCGAGCTCACCGAGGGTATGCGCTTCGACAAGGGCTACCTCTCCCCGTACTTCGTCACCGACGCCGAGCGGCAGGAGGCCGTCCTGGAGGACGCCTACGTGCTGCTCGTGGAGTCCAAGATCTCCAACGTCAAGGACCTGCTGCCGCTGCTGGAGAAGGTCATCCAGTCCGGCAAGCCGCTGGCGATCGTCGCCGAGGACGTCGAGGGCGAGGCCCTGGCGACCCTCGTCGTGAACAAGATCCGCGGCACCTTCAAGTCCGCCGCCGTCAAGGCCCCCGGCTTCGGGGACCGCCGCAAGGCGATGCTGCAGGACATGGCCATCCTCACCGGTGGCCAGGTCATCTCCGAGACCGTCGGCCTGAAGCTGGAGAACGCCGACCTCGACCTCCTCGGCCGTGCCCGCAAGATCGTCATGACCAAGGACGAGACCACCATCGTCGAGGGCGCCGGCGACGCGGAGCAGATCGAGGGCCGGGTGGCCCAGATCCGCGCCGAGATCGAGAACTCCGACAGCGACTACGACCGTGAGAAGCTGCAGGAGCGCCTGGCGAAGCTGGCCGGCGGCGTGGCCGTCATCAAGGCCGGTGCCGCCACCGAGGTCGAGCTCAAGGAGCGCAAGCACCGCATCGAGGACGCGGTGCGCAACGCCAAGGCCGCCGTCGAGGAGGGCATCGTCGCCGGTGGTGGCGTGGCCCTCATCCAGGCCGCCAAGGACGCCTTCGCCGGCCTGTCCCTCGACGGGGACGAGGCGACCGGCGCCGGCATCGTCCGGGTGGCCGTGGAGGCCCCGCTCAAGCAGATCGCCGTCAACGCCGGCCTCGAGGGTGGCGTCGTGGTGGAGAAGGTCCGCAACCTCCCGCTCAACAACGGCCTCAACGCCGCCACGGGCGAGTACGAGGACCTGCTCGCCGCGGGCGTGAACGACCCGGTGAAGGTCACCCGGTCCGCGCTGCAGAACGCGGCGTCGATCGCCGGGCTGTTCCTCACCACCGAGGCCGTTGTGGCCGACAAGCCGGAGAAGGCCCCCGCGGCCGCCCCGGCCGGCGGCGGCGACGACATGGGCGGCATGGGCTTCTGA